The window GATTGTGTTTTTTACAGATTTCGGAAAGTTTTCTAAGATCTGCCACTTCAAGAAGCGGGTTGCTCACACTTTCACAATAGATCACTTTCGTATGGGGAGTGATGGCATTTTCTATAGATTCAAAGTTATTGATATCAACAAAAGTAGTTGCTACATTGAACTGGGGCAGGAAGTTTTTAAGAAAAGCATAGGTACCTCCGTAGATGGTTCTGCTTGAAATAATATGGTCACCGCTTTTGCACACCTGCATCAAAACCGAAGTGATAGCTCCCATTCCGGATGATGTAACGTTGGCAGATTCCGTATTTTCCAGCTTGGCAAGCGCCTGAGCCAGATAAAGATTCATCGGAGATGAGTGTCTGGAATACAGGTAACATCCTTCTGCATTTCCTTCGAAAGTATCAAACATAGTCTTTGCTGAAAGAAATGTGTAGGTAGAGCTATCTGAGATGGAAGGATTCACTCCTCCGAATTCACCAAAATACTGAAGATCCTGGATCTCGTTGGCTGCGTTAAAGTTTTCCATAAATATTGTTTTTATTTTATGGTTCCAATTTGCATTAATTTGCTAATTATTACAACATAAATTTAAATTTATAGAATATAAAACTGTAAAATATCGTTTATATAGAAAAAATATTTAGTATCTTCGGAATTATTAAACTTTTACCAAAAAAATATCTATGGAACTCGACGAAACTGATAAGAAACTGCTGTTTTTTCTGCAGGAAGACTGCAAACAAACCACCAAAGAACTGTCCGGAAAGCTAGGATTATCTGTTACAGCTGTTTATGAGCGTGTAAAAAAGCTTGAAAACGCGGGTGTTATTTCAAAATACGTAGCCTTGCTGGACAAAAGTAAAGTTAAGAAAAATTTTATAGTGCTGTGCCATGTAAAACTCAGTCAGCACAAAAAAGAATTTGTACTTCAGTTTGAAAAAGAGGTGATGGACCTTCAGGAAGTCACAGAATGCTTCCATGTAAGCGGCGATTATGATTATATCCTTAAGATAGGCGTGAAAGATATTGAAGACTACCGCAGCTTTATGCTCACCAAGCTTACCACGCTTCAGCATATTGCCAGTACACACAGCTCATTTATGATTTCCGAAGTGAAAAACACAACAGCCATTGTATTATAGCGTATAGAATTTTTACTGTTTAATTTGATTGGAAATCAGTCCTTATTGATCTGATTTCGTCATTTTATCAATGAAATAATGAAGTCTTTTAATATCTGTTCTGCCTTTGTTTTTGTCATTCAGAAAGCAGGTGGTGACGATAACCATTTTTAAATCGGGAATGATACAGACCAGCTGACCGCCATATCCTGTGGCTACGAAAGCCTGGTGTCCGTTGGTTTTTCTTCTCCACCAGTAATAACCATATCCGTTGGCATCCGGCATTACATCCCAGGCATCGAGCTTTACCTGTTCTGCTGTAGACTCCTGAATCCATTTTGAAGAGACAATCTGCTTGCCGCTAAATTTTCCGTTATTCAGAATCATGATACCGAATCTAAGCAGGTCTTCAGGTTTCATAAACATTTCCGAACCGCCGATGTTTCTGTTCATGGGATCCGTGTCCCATCGGGGAGTAGTCATTTTTAAAGGCTTAAAAAGATTTTCCGCAGCGAATTGCTTCAGGTTGGTCTTTACAATCTTTGCCAATGCAGCCCCAAAAAGATGGGCTTCACCACTGTTATAATTAAATACAGTTCCCGGATATTCTTCGAAAGGCAGGTCCAGCACAAATTTTACAGGATCACCGGAAAAAGACATGGCTGTTGAAATTTTTGAATTTTCAACCCAGTCAAAACCACCTTGCATCGTCAGCAGGTTTTTTAATGTTAATGTATTTCTGATGGAATCATGCGCTACCTTTCCTTCAATATTGGAGATGTTTTTGAAACTGCTTCTTGAGACATTGTATTCCGGAAGTATTTTTAAAACCGGAGTGTTGAGGTTAGGGAGTATGTTTTTATCCTGTGCGATACCCGCCAGCACAGAGACGATACTTTTGGTTACCGATTTTATGCTGAAAATAGATTCTTTATCGGCTCCATGAAAATACTGCTCATAAATTACCTTATTGTTCTGAGATACAATGAAAGATCCCAGAGACGGAATGCTGTCATTCATTTCT of the Chryseobacterium aureum genome contains:
- a CDS encoding Lrp/AsnC family transcriptional regulator; translated protein: MELDETDKKLLFFLQEDCKQTTKELSGKLGLSVTAVYERVKKLENAGVISKYVALLDKSKVKKNFIVLCHVKLSQHKKEFVLQFEKEVMDLQEVTECFHVSGDYDYILKIGVKDIEDYRSFMLTKLTTLQHIASTHSSFMISEVKNTTAIVL
- a CDS encoding serine hydrolase domain-containing protein; this encodes MKTNIVLQALTMLCLTLFCSKVKSQTAFHKELPKEFTEQFTKEMNDSIPSLGSFIVSQNNKVIYEQYFHGADKESIFSIKSVTKSIVSVLAGIAQDKNILPNLNTPVLKILPEYNVSRSSFKNISNIEGKVAHDSIRNTLTLKNLLTMQGGFDWVENSKISTAMSFSGDPVKFVLDLPFEEYPGTVFNYNSGEAHLFGAALAKIVKTNLKQFAAENLFKPLKMTTPRWDTDPMNRNIGGSEMFMKPEDLLRFGIMILNNGKFSGKQIVSSKWIQESTAEQVKLDAWDVMPDANGYGYYWWRRKTNGHQAFVATGYGGQLVCIIPDLKMVIVTTCFLNDKNKGRTDIKRLHYFIDKMTKSDQ